Proteins from one Thiobacillus sp. genomic window:
- a CDS encoding MCE family protein, which yields MERAPIRAPLIKNLEFKVGLLVSLTALLGIGLVIYGLYARGWFEPTLTIRLTAPNAEGVSVGMPVSFSGFPIGEVKKMDLTEDAKVLLEVAIPERDAKWLRQTSQFTLEKAIIGGAKIKAFTANLKDAPLKDETEFSLITGEDPLDIAVIKQRVQTLLENVVAMTQAQAPINRTLGHVETMTGRMAGEYGVLGGVMGSPEKAAEVVRIIEKANTLMTSVNGISLKVDGMLAKADTQVFGPDGVMDHTRQSVVQVNRMLGEVRESLKKADAILASAQSASADVAVITGNVKEATTDMAQLRTEIDDSVRKVNHLINEINKKWPFARDVEIKTP from the coding sequence CTGCTGGGCATCGGCCTGGTGATCTACGGCCTTTACGCCCGGGGCTGGTTCGAGCCTACCCTGACCATCAGGCTCACCGCCCCCAACGCCGAAGGGGTCAGCGTGGGCATGCCCGTCAGCTTCTCCGGTTTCCCCATCGGCGAGGTGAAGAAGATGGACCTGACGGAGGACGCCAAGGTCCTGCTGGAAGTGGCCATTCCCGAGCGGGACGCAAAGTGGCTGCGCCAGACCAGCCAGTTCACCCTGGAAAAGGCCATCATCGGCGGAGCCAAGATCAAGGCCTTCACTGCCAACCTGAAGGATGCCCCCCTTAAGGATGAAACCGAGTTCAGCCTCATCACGGGGGAGGATCCCCTGGACATCGCCGTCATCAAGCAGCGGGTGCAGACCCTGCTGGAAAACGTGGTGGCCATGACCCAGGCCCAGGCCCCCATCAACCGCACACTGGGACATGTGGAGACCATGACGGGGCGCATGGCGGGCGAGTACGGCGTGCTGGGCGGGGTCATGGGCAGCCCGGAAAAGGCCGCCGAAGTGGTGAGGATCATCGAGAAGGCCAACACCCTGATGACCAGCGTGAACGGCATCTCCCTCAAGGTGGACGGCATGCTGGCCAAGGCGGACACCCAGGTGTTCGGGCCCGACGGGGTCATGGACCACACCCGCCAGTCCGTGGTCCAGGTCAACCGCATGCTGGGCGAGGTGCGGGAAAGCCTGAAGAAGGCGGACGCCATCCTGGCCTCGGCCCAGTCCGCCAGCGCCGACGTGGCCGTCATCACCGGCAACGTGAAGGAGGCCACCACGGACATGGCCCAGTTGCGCACCGAGATCGACGACAGCGTGCGCAAGGTCAACCACCTGATCAACGAGATCAACAAGAAGTGGCCCTTTGCCCGGGACGTGGAGATCAAGACGCCATGA
- a CDS encoding YeeE/YedE family protein, with protein MDWLYQPWPWYVAGPIIGLMVPLMLFIGNRSFGISNNLRHLCAITQPQKVDVDFFRYNWKEHTWSLVFVIGTALGGYLAGVVFADPNPVQLTQAAQDMLLSWGFLLPSGSLVPDELFHTSVRNFTFLFACGVLVGFGTRYAGGCTSGHAITGLSTMQLPSLFAVLGIFAGGLTASWFLVPHMLIG; from the coding sequence ATGGACTGGTTATACCAACCCTGGCCTTGGTATGTAGCGGGCCCCATCATCGGCCTGATGGTGCCGCTCATGCTGTTCATCGGGAACCGATCCTTCGGCATTTCCAACAACCTGCGCCATCTTTGCGCCATCACCCAGCCGCAAAAGGTGGACGTGGACTTCTTCAGGTACAACTGGAAGGAGCACACCTGGAGCCTGGTGTTCGTCATCGGTACTGCCCTGGGGGGCTACCTGGCTGGCGTGGTGTTCGCGGACCCCAACCCGGTGCAACTCACCCAGGCCGCCCAGGACATGTTGCTGTCCTGGGGATTCCTGCTGCCCAGCGGCAGCCTGGTGCCGGACGAACTGTTCCATACCAGCGTACGCAACTTCACCTTCCTTTTCGCCTGTGGCGTGCTGGTGGGATTCGGCACCCGCTACGCCGGGGGCTGCACCTCGGGACATGCGATCACGGGGCTTTCCACCATGCAACTGCCCTCCCTGTTCGCGGTGCTGGGCATCTTCGCCGGCGGCCTCACCGCTTCATGGTTCCTCGTCCCCCACATGCTGATCGGATAA
- a CDS encoding YeeE/YedE family protein: MTRYLPYLLAGVIFGFVLIKSEAASWYRIQEMFHFLNFHMFGIMFSAIVTGFVSIQVIRRFGEKHSLDGQSIEIPVKEPGRKSYILGGLIFGFGWGLIGLCPGPVFALVGTGSIGALVVLAGALHGTWLYGALKQHLPH; the protein is encoded by the coding sequence ATGACCCGCTACCTGCCTTACCTCCTGGCCGGCGTGATTTTCGGCTTCGTGCTGATCAAATCCGAGGCCGCCTCCTGGTACCGCATCCAGGAGATGTTCCATTTCCTGAATTTCCACATGTTCGGGATCATGTTCTCCGCCATCGTTACCGGCTTCGTCAGCATCCAGGTCATCCGGCGCTTCGGGGAAAAACATTCCCTAGACGGCCAGTCCATCGAAATCCCCGTCAAGGAACCCGGCCGCAAGAGCTACATCCTGGGCGGCCTCATCTTCGGCTTCGGCTGGGGTCTGATCGGCCTGTGCCCCGGGCCTGTGTTCGCCCTGGTGGGTACGGGATCCATCGGCGCCCTGGTGGTCCTGGCCGGTGCCTTGCATGGCACCTGGCTGTATGGCGCCCTCAAGCAGCATTTGCCCCACTGA
- a CDS encoding SCP2 sterol-binding domain-containing protein — MRKTLISMALLVGFASGAQAAPLMSSDWAVQACSYWNTNPALTTELAEKWAKNDGGRGYKVIHMYRTDCGENTKVEMTISTKGGKTTCTYAGPIQHASLNYDMDYKMHAETKRWREMGAGEYGPMRAMMFGRLQFEGPKGEAMRVMGPFEQFLLIPGKVPGDEACPAK, encoded by the coding sequence ATGCGCAAGACCCTGATTTCCATGGCCCTGTTGGTCGGCTTCGCCTCCGGCGCCCAGGCCGCCCCCCTGATGTCCTCCGACTGGGCCGTGCAGGCATGCAGCTACTGGAATACCAACCCCGCCCTGACCACCGAACTGGCTGAGAAGTGGGCCAAGAACGACGGTGGCCGCGGCTACAAGGTCATCCACATGTACCGCACCGACTGCGGCGAGAACACCAAGGTGGAAATGACCATCTCCACCAAGGGCGGCAAGACCACCTGTACCTATGCCGGCCCCATACAGCATGCCAGCCTGAACTACGACATGGACTACAAGATGCACGCCGAGACCAAGCGCTGGCGTGAAATGGGCGCCGGCGAATACGGCCCCATGCGCGCCATGATGTTCGGTCGTCTGCAGTTCGAAGGCCCCAAGGGTGAAGCCATGCGCGTCATGGGCCCCTTCGAGCAGTTCCTTCTGATCCCCGGCAAGGTGCCTGGCGACGAGGCCTGCCCCGCCAAGTAA
- a CDS encoding DUF2322 family protein: MKFADKLAVLPAVDHLARLELTGPEGQAEVIENKPGSAGSVRVYAYLGGKHGCIDATAAQEGVDIYAEHGEDALLHPGKHPNIDRLFAVLRGGSAWRVRSVPADQ, encoded by the coding sequence ATGAAATTTGCCGACAAGCTGGCGGTTCTGCCGGCGGTGGACCATCTGGCCCGCCTGGAATTGACGGGCCCTGAAGGCCAGGCCGAGGTCATCGAGAACAAGCCTGGCAGTGCCGGCTCCGTGCGGGTCTATGCGTACCTTGGCGGTAAGCATGGCTGCATAGATGCCACGGCCGCCCAGGAGGGGGTGGATATCTACGCGGAGCATGGCGAGGATGCCCTACTCCACCCTGGCAAGCACCCCAACATCGATCGCCTTTTTGCCGTGTTGAGGGGCGGAAGTGCCTGGCGGGTGCGTTCCGTTCCGGCGGACCAATAA
- the coq7 gene encoding 2-polyprenyl-3-methyl-6-methoxy-1,4-benzoquinone monooxygenase gives MPSPDQVILQFDKALRTVFASASSRRPYPDAELPDAELSETEKKHAAGLMRINHSGEVCAQALYAGQALTARNPEAQRALLEAADEETEHLAWCERRLNELGSHKSFLNPVWYAGSFALGALAGALGDKWNLGFLAETERQVEGHLDSHLDKLPPQDIKSRAVVEQMKVDEIKHADTAIAHGGAELPTPVKQAMRLTSKVLTLAAYRL, from the coding sequence CTGCCTTCACCTGACCAAGTCATCCTGCAATTCGACAAGGCCCTGCGCACGGTCTTCGCCAGCGCATCGAGCCGCCGGCCCTACCCGGACGCGGAACTGCCCGATGCGGAATTGAGCGAGACAGAGAAGAAGCATGCCGCGGGCCTCATGCGCATCAACCACAGTGGCGAGGTCTGCGCCCAGGCCCTCTACGCCGGCCAGGCCCTCACCGCCCGCAATCCCGAGGCCCAGCGTGCCCTGCTGGAGGCGGCGGACGAGGAAACCGAGCACCTGGCGTGGTGCGAGAGGCGCCTCAATGAACTGGGCAGCCACAAGAGCTTCCTCAATCCCGTCTGGTATGCCGGTTCCTTCGCCCTGGGGGCCTTGGCCGGCGCCCTGGGAGACAAGTGGAATCTGGGTTTTCTGGCAGAGACGGAGCGCCAGGTGGAAGGCCACCTGGACAGCCACCTGGACAAGTTGCCTCCCCAGGACATCAAGAGTCGGGCCGTGGTGGAACAGATGAAGGTCGACGAGATCAAGCACGCAGATACCGCAATTGCCCATGGCGGCGCCGAATTGCCGACGCCGGTAAAGCAGGCCATGCGCCTTACCTCCAAGGTGCTGACCCTGGCCGCCTACCGCCTCTGA
- a CDS encoding sulfite exporter TauE/SafE family protein — translation MLAYFVRGISGFGSGLIAVPLLALRFPLPQVVPFMLLADFSASAMIGGIHFQHVARGEIKRLLPGSLAGVALGTTLLVSLPANALLFTLAAFILVFALRFLLLRPGPFAPASPLWAYPAALTGGAVGGMFGTGGPPYVIYLSHRIQDKGILRATLSGLFFMEGLIRIATFLIAGLLVDWQIWLHTLLALPIVVAALYLGSHIHTRLSNSQMQRMVGWLLLGSAVSVLVKAIQ, via the coding sequence ATGCTTGCCTACTTCGTGAGGGGCATCTCCGGCTTCGGCTCCGGTCTCATCGCCGTGCCCCTGCTGGCCCTGCGGTTTCCACTTCCCCAGGTTGTGCCCTTCATGCTGCTGGCGGACTTCTCCGCCTCGGCCATGATCGGCGGCATCCATTTTCAGCACGTGGCCAGGGGCGAGATCAAGCGACTCCTGCCCGGCTCCCTGGCGGGCGTGGCCCTGGGCACCACCCTGCTGGTCTCCTTGCCCGCAAACGCCCTGCTGTTCACCCTGGCGGCCTTCATCCTGGTGTTCGCTCTGCGCTTCCTGCTGCTGCGACCCGGGCCCTTCGCGCCAGCCTCACCCCTGTGGGCCTACCCCGCCGCCCTCACCGGCGGCGCCGTGGGTGGCATGTTCGGCACCGGCGGGCCACCCTATGTGATCTACCTGTCCCACCGCATCCAGGACAAGGGCATCCTGCGGGCCACCCTGTCGGGCCTGTTTTTCATGGAAGGTCTCATCCGCATCGCCACTTTCCTTATCGCCGGCCTGCTGGTGGACTGGCAGATTTGGCTGCACACGCTGCTTGCCCTGCCCATCGTCGTGGCCGCCCTCTACCTGGGCAGCCATATCCATACCCGCCTCAGCAACAGCCAGATGCAGCGCATGGTGGGCTGGCTTCTGTTGGGCAGCGCCGTCTCGGTACTGGTCAAAGCGATCCAATAG
- the rplS gene encoding 50S ribosomal protein L19 produces MNVIEQLEKEEMARLTAGKTIPPFAPGDTVVVQVKVKEGNRERLQAYEGVVIAKRNRGLNSAFTVRKISAGEGVERTFQTYSPLVAAVEVKRRGDVRRAKLYYLRQRSGKSARIKEKLEFTKKADKA; encoded by the coding sequence ATGAACGTGATCGAGCAGCTGGAAAAAGAAGAAATGGCCCGCCTGACGGCCGGCAAGACCATCCCCCCGTTCGCCCCTGGCGACACCGTGGTGGTCCAGGTGAAGGTGAAGGAAGGCAACCGCGAGCGTCTCCAGGCCTACGAGGGCGTGGTGATCGCCAAGCGCAACCGGGGCCTGAACTCCGCTTTCACCGTGCGCAAGATTTCCGCCGGCGAGGGCGTGGAACGTACCTTCCAGACCTATTCCCCCCTGGTGGCCGCCGTCGAGGTGAAGCGCAGGGGTGACGTGCGCCGCGCCAAGCTGTACTACCTGCGCCAGCGTTCCGGCAAGTCTGCCCGTATCAAGGAGAAGCTGGAGTTCACCAAGAAGGCCGACAAGGCCTGA
- the trmD gene encoding tRNA (guanosine(37)-N1)-methyltransferase TrmD — MVPSYHVITLFPEMFAALTQSGVSGRAVRNELCRLRFWDPRDFTQDNYRTVDDRPFGGGPGMVMLAEPLDLALTAVKAALRREGAAKPRLIYLSPQGRRLDQALVEELAAEPALALLAGRYEGIDERVFARHGLEEVSIGDYVLSGGELPAMVLLDAVIRQIPGALGHADSAREDSFADGLLDCPHYTRPEVYLGLEVPAVLRGGDHAAIARWRLKQALARTRRRRPDLMEGRACSKQERELLRELDAGLDGVPKGAS; from the coding sequence ATGGTGCCGAGCTACCACGTCATCACCCTTTTCCCGGAGATGTTCGCGGCCCTGACCCAATCGGGGGTGAGCGGGCGGGCGGTACGCAACGAGTTGTGCAGGTTGAGGTTCTGGGACCCCCGGGACTTCACCCAGGACAACTACCGGACGGTGGATGACCGGCCCTTTGGCGGCGGACCCGGCATGGTGATGCTGGCGGAGCCCCTGGACCTGGCCCTGACGGCGGTGAAGGCCGCGTTGCGAAGAGAGGGTGCCGCGAAGCCTCGGCTGATCTACCTGTCGCCCCAGGGGCGCAGGCTGGACCAGGCCCTGGTGGAGGAACTGGCGGCGGAGCCGGCCCTGGCATTGCTGGCGGGTCGCTACGAAGGCATCGACGAGCGCGTGTTCGCCCGCCATGGCCTGGAGGAAGTGTCCATTGGCGACTACGTGCTGTCCGGCGGGGAACTGCCCGCCATGGTGTTGCTGGACGCGGTGATCCGCCAGATTCCGGGTGCCCTCGGGCATGCGGACTCGGCCAGGGAGGACTCCTTTGCCGACGGGCTGCTGGATTGCCCCCACTACACCCGGCCCGAGGTCTACCTGGGGCTGGAGGTGCCGGCGGTGTTGCGGGGCGGCGACCACGCCGCCATCGCCCGTTGGCGCTTGAAGCAGGCCTTGGCCAGGACGCGGAGGCGGCGGCCTGACCTGATGGAAGGGCGGGCCTGTTCCAAACAGGAACGGGAACTGCTCCGGGAACTGGATGCAGGATTGGACGGCGTGCCCAAGGGCGCGTCGTGA